GAGGGCGTCCACCAGGCCCTGGACATCGGCGGCGCGGACGGCGAAGTCATCCGGGCGATGATGCGGGCCAACCCGGTGCTGCGCGGCGGGGTCTTCGACCTGCCCCACGTGGTGCCCGACGCGCGGGAGGCCGCACGCAGGGATGGACTGCAGCACCGCTTCACCGCGATCGGAGGTGACTTCTTCGAATCCGTCCCGACCGCGGACCTGTACGTGCTCAAGTACGTGCTGCACGACTGGGACGACGACAGCTGCCTCCGGATCCTCAAGAACTGTCGTGCCTCGCTGCAGCAGGGTGGCCGCATCGTGATCGTGGACCACCTCGTCGGGGAGCTGGTCGAACCGGGACTGGCGCCGATCATGGACATGAACATGCTGGTCGTCACCGGTGGGCGGGAACGCGACATCGCCGAGTTCGACGCCCTGCTCACCTCGGCCGGGTTTCGCCGCACCAGGGTGGCCCCCAGCGGCCAGTTCGCCGTCATCGAAGCGGTCGCGGCCTGACGTGATGCCGAAATTTCCGCCGCCTCAGCTGGCCTCGGCCAACCTGCTGAGCGCATCCGCCGAGGGGGATCCCGGCTGGGCCCAGTTAGAGCACCATCGTGTTGTGTATTCACAGTCAACCGCCGCGCGTTCGGTGATCGCCACCCCTCGGCCCACCGCAATCGCCCTGTCTTCGCGATGAGTTCCAGCTGCCCATGCAGTCTTATCTGCATGGGCAGACTCATCTATGGCTTCAATGTGTCGGTGGACGGCTACATCGCCGACGCGCAGGGCAGCATCGACTGGTCCGATCCGAGCGAGGAGGTGCACCAGTACTGGAACGACTTCGAGCGGGAGACCGCGTGCGCGTTCTACGGGCGGCGGCTCTACGAACTGATGTCCGCCTACTGGCCGACCGCCGACCAGGACCCGGACGCCACCCCGATGATCCTCGACTTCGCGCAGATCTGGTGCAACATGCCCAAGGTGGTGTTCTCGCGCACCCTGGAGTCCGTCGACTGGAACTCCCGCCTGGAACGCGGCGACCCGGTCGAGGTGGTGCGGAGGCTGAAAGCCGACACCGACGGCAGGCTCGAGGTGGCTGGCGCGACGCTGGCCGCACCGATCGTGCAGGCCGGACTGGTGGACGAGTACCGAATCCTGCTCGCGCCCACCGCGGTGGGCGGCGGCACACCCTTCTTCCCGACCCTGCCGTCGTGGATGTCGCTGCGGCTGTTGGAGAATCGCACCTTCCCCTGCGGCACGGTCCTGCTGCGCTACGAGGCGAAACGCGACTGACCGGAACTCACCCCGGGCAGTTCCCCGGCGATTCCCCAGCCATCGCGGCACCCACGAAGTCCTGCATGTCCTCGTCGGCGGCGGCGATGACACCACGGTGGTCCTGCCCGGGGTACACCCGGTAATCCACCGTGACATCCCTGCCGCACAGCGCTCGGGTCAACATGTCGACCCCGGCCGGGGACACCGCGGTGTCGGCGGTGCCCTGCCCGATCATCACGGGCACCCGTGGGGTGAGCTGAACCGGATCCTGGCGCTGCAGATAGGTGTGCAGTCCGGTGAGGTCGGTATCCGGTGCCAGCACCTGTGACGCCGGCACCGTGGGCACGGCGTTGATCTGGGCGACGCACGCGGTGCGGGCCGCGGTCAGCAGCGGACGGGCCTGGGGGGTGAAGATCGCGTCGGGATCCACCGACGGATCGACGACTGCTGCCCCCAGCACCAGCAGCGGCAGAAACCGTTGACTGGCTTCGACTTCGGGCCGCCCCGCGCGGAGCAGGTCGATGGCCTGGCCGAGGTCCACCCCACCGGGCGCAAGCGCCACCACCCCTTTGAGGTCGAGGTTGGGGTCGCGCTCCGGGGCCTCCTGTGCGGTGAACAGCACCGCCTGCCCGCCCTGGCTGTGTCCGACCGCCAGCCACTGGGCGCCGATTCCGGAGTCGAGATGCCTTGCCGCCCGGACGATGTCGGTGACGGTGTGCGCCTCGCTGATGCCGTCGACGTAGGGATGCCCGCCGGGAGTGCCCAGCCCCTGATAGTCGGTCTGCACGACGGCGAACCCGCGCGCCAGCCAACCGTCGAGCATGGGCCGGACCACGTCGACGTAGTCGTGGACCAGACCGTCGGCGGTGTCGGCCGACGGAGCGCAGGTGTCGGCGTAGCCGGTGGTTCCGTGCGCCCAACTGATCACCGGCCAGCCGCCGTCGGGCGGATCGGTTTTCGGGACGGACACGGTGCCCGACACGACGATGGGTTCGCCGTGTGAGTCGTCGGAGATATAGGTGATCAGCCGGGTTCCTGCGGCGCTGGGCAGCGCCGCGGCCGTGGTCAGCGGACGTGCGGTGAGCAGTTGACCGGCCCGCAGTTCGGGCTCGGGCGCAGGGGTGGAGCACGCGGTCAGCCCGGTCAGCAGGACCAGCGCCACAGCCGCGGCCAACCAGGACCGGGCCCGCTCAGTCATCGAGGAGTTTGCGGCGACTGGCCGCGATCGGGCTCTGCGCGGTGAGTCCGCCGTCGAGCACCAGGGTCTGTCCGGTCATGTAGCGGGATTCATCGGACGCGAGATAGACCATGGCCCAACCGATGTCCTCCGGGGTGCCGATCAGGTCTAGCGCGTTGTCGCTGCGAATGTCGGCAATGACCTCGGCGGCCAGATTGTCCCGCAGCGCGGGAGTCATGACGGCACCTGGCGCGACTGCGTTGCAGCGCACCCCTTTCCGTCCGTACTGCGTCGCGATGTACTGGGTGAGCCGGATGACGGCGGCTTTGGCGGCCCCGTAGGCGCACTGCAGGGTGTCCCCGACCAGGCCGGCAACCGAGACGGTGTTGATGATCGAGCCCCCGCCCGCGTCGAACATGTGCGGCAGCGCCAACCGGGAGGCGACCACGGTGCTGCGCGCGTTGAGTGCCATGGTGCGGTCCCATTCGGCGAGGTCGAGGTGCAGCAGGTCGAGGTCCTTGCGCGGGTTGCTGCCGCCCACGTGATTGCACAACACGTCGAGGCCACCGAAGTCGGCGACGGCGCGACTGATCATGGCCGCCAGCGACGCTTCGTCGAGTACATCCACCGCGATTCCGATCGCCCCGGCGCCGATCTCGGCGGCGGCCTGGGCCGCCGCGTCGGCGTTGAGGTCGGCGATGAGCACCCGTGCGCCCTCACCGGCCATCAGCTCGGCCGCCGCGCGTCCTATCCCGCTGGCCGCGCCGGTGACGACGACTCGCTTGTTCTCCAGACGGTTCCCTGTCATCACGTCCCCCGTCAGTCGCGGGCGGCTTCTGCCACCCCCTGCAGGCTATGTCGCCCGGGCTCCGACCCAGACGGGATCGCGATGCCGGCTCAGTCGAAGTTTCCGACCGCAAACAACCGAATGGGCTGACCCAACTTTGGGTATTCCCGTCGCGCGGGGTTCTCATCGGCGTCGGAGGTTCTCATGAGCGCGGCACCCACTCTCAAGAAGGCCCTCAGCCAACGCCAGCTGACGATGATCGCCATAGGCGGGGTTATCGGCGCCGGCCTGTTCGTGGGATCCGGCGTGGTCATCGGCGACACCGGACCAGGAGCGTTTATCACCTACGGCATGGCCGGCGTGCTGATCATCATGGTCATGCGAATGTTGGCCGAGATGGCCGTGGCCAACCCGTCCACGGGATCGTTCGCGGACTACTCACGCAACGCCCTGGGCGGGTGGGCGGGATTCTCCGTCGGCTGGTTGTACTGGTACTTCTGGGTCATCGTCGTCGGCTTCGAGGCGATCGCCGGGGCCAAGATCATCCAATACTGGATCGACGTCCCGCTGTGGTTGTCCGCGTTGGTCTTCATGGTGCTGATGACGGCCACCAATCTCTTCTCGGTGGCCTCCTACGGCGAGTTCGAGTTCTGGTTCGCGGGCATCAAGGTGGCCGCGATCATCGGATTCATCGGACTGGGTGCGGCATTCGTGTTCGGCCTGTGGCCCGGCAAGTCAGCGGACTTCTCGAACCTGACCAGTCACGGCGGCTTCATGCCACTGGGCTTCGGCGTGATCACCGTCGGCATCGTGACCGTCATCTTCTCCATGGTCGGCGCGGAGATCG
The DNA window shown above is from Mycolicibacterium confluentis and carries:
- a CDS encoding dihydrofolate reductase family protein, translated to MGRLIYGFNVSVDGYIADAQGSIDWSDPSEEVHQYWNDFERETACAFYGRRLYELMSAYWPTADQDPDATPMILDFAQIWCNMPKVVFSRTLESVDWNSRLERGDPVEVVRRLKADTDGRLEVAGATLAAPIVQAGLVDEYRILLAPTAVGGGTPFFPTLPSWMSLRLLENRTFPCGTVLLRYEAKRD
- a CDS encoding SDR family NAD(P)-dependent oxidoreductase, translating into MTGNRLENKRVVVTGAASGIGRAAAELMAGEGARVLIADLNADAAAQAAAEIGAGAIGIAVDVLDEASLAAMISRAVADFGGLDVLCNHVGGSNPRKDLDLLHLDLAEWDRTMALNARSTVVASRLALPHMFDAGGGSIINTVSVAGLVGDTLQCAYGAAKAAVIRLTQYIATQYGRKGVRCNAVAPGAVMTPALRDNLAAEVIADIRSDNALDLIGTPEDIGWAMVYLASDESRYMTGQTLVLDGGLTAQSPIAASRRKLLDD
- a CDS encoding alpha/beta hydrolase family protein, yielding MTERARSWLAAAVALVLLTGLTACSTPAPEPELRAGQLLTARPLTTAAALPSAAGTRLITYISDDSHGEPIVVSGTVSVPKTDPPDGGWPVISWAHGTTGYADTCAPSADTADGLVHDYVDVVRPMLDGWLARGFAVVQTDYQGLGTPGGHPYVDGISEAHTVTDIVRAARHLDSGIGAQWLAVGHSQGGQAVLFTAQEAPERDPNLDLKGVVALAPGGVDLGQAIDLLRAGRPEVEASQRFLPLLVLGAAVVDPSVDPDAIFTPQARPLLTAARTACVAQINAVPTVPASQVLAPDTDLTGLHTYLQRQDPVQLTPRVPVMIGQGTADTAVSPAGVDMLTRALCGRDVTVDYRVYPGQDHRGVIAAADEDMQDFVGAAMAGESPGNCPG